The following proteins are encoded in a genomic region of Triticum dicoccoides isolate Atlit2015 ecotype Zavitan chromosome 1B, WEW_v2.0, whole genome shotgun sequence:
- the LOC119306478 gene encoding late embryogenesis abundant protein B19.4 isoform X1 produces the protein MASGQQERSELDRMAREGETVVPGGTGGKTLEAQEHLADGRSRGGQTRKEQLGEEGYREMGHKGGETRKEQLGEEGYREMGHKGGETRKEQLGEEGYREMGHKGGETRKDQLGEEGYREMGRKGGLSTMQESGGERAAREGIEIDESKFKTKS, from the exons ATGGCTTCCGGTCAGCAGGAGAGGTCGGAGCTGGACCGCATGGCCCGCGAGGGGGAGACCGTCGTCCCCGGCGGCACCGGTGGGAAAACCCTCGAGGCGCAGGAGCACCTCGCCGACG GGCGCAGCCGCGGTGGGCAGACTCGGAAGGAGCAGCTGGGGGAGGAGGGATACCGCGAGATGGGTCACAAGGGCGGGGAGACTCGCAAGGAGCAGCTGGGGGAGGAGGGGTACCGCGAGATGGGTCACAAGGGCGGGGAGACTCGCAAGGAGCAGCTCGGGGAGGAGGGGTACCGCGAGATGGGGCACAAGGGCGGGGAGACTCGCAAGGACCAGCTCGGGGAGGAGGGGTACCGCGAGATGGGGCGCAAGGGCGGGCTGAGCACCATGCAGGAGTCCGGTGGCGAGCGCGCCGCCAGGGAGGGCATCGAGATCGATGAGTCCAAGTTCAAGACCAAGTCCTAA
- the LOC119306478 gene encoding late embryogenesis abundant protein B19.3 isoform X2, producing MASGQQERSELDRMAREGETVVPGGTGGKTLEAQEHLADGMLPGGETRKEQLGEEGYREMGHKGGETRKDQLGEEGYREMGRKGGLSTMQESGGERAAREGIEIDESKFKTKS from the exons ATGGCTTCCGGTCAGCAGGAGAGGTCGGAGCTGGACCGCATGGCCCGCGAGGGGGAGACCGTCGTCCCCGGCGGCACCGGTGGGAAAACCCTCGAGGCGCAGGAGCACCTCGCCGACGGTATGCTTCCT GGCGGGGAGACTCGCAAGGAGCAGCTCGGGGAGGAGGGGTACCGCGAGATGGGGCACAAGGGCGGGGAGACTCGCAAGGACCAGCTCGGGGAGGAGGGGTACCGCGAGATGGGGCGCAAGGGCGGGCTGAGCACCATGCAGGAGTCCGGTGGCGAGCGCGCCGCCAGGGAGGGCATCGAGATCGATGAGTCCAAGTTCAAGACCAAGTCCTAA